The following coding sequences lie in one Arachis ipaensis cultivar K30076 chromosome B03, Araip1.1, whole genome shotgun sequence genomic window:
- the LOC107631095 gene encoding verprolin-like: MDSGNSSGSMSSGADEEHESRAHSLSSSYMTPPPPLTTATNNTQQHMFLQDPLLSNYLDIMWSKPNNQSDLASSFIIPSSSQQEQAGGVADVATNQQNQGVPASSPGVNQLPNRAVRNNPKKRSRASRRAPTTVLTTDTSNFRAMVQEFTGIPAPPFPRTRFDLFASSSSSALMDPSPPPPSYLLRPFPQRLLNNHPLPPPSINFQQPISSSSSSSSSLGTLSFQNMLQQAPPPNYPSHHHHAASVAAQVGLRQQAHLNNENRLMSSSSNDSSREEWVQRRSDGQGEALYTDVAENTLLTNTAAKVQQHYSSNTKGTDQCTTQGMLESLIHCSSRHNLRPITQYDEDNNNDIQHKQHY, from the coding sequence ATGGATTCGGGTAACAGCAGCGGGAGTATGAGTAGCGGTGCCGATGAAGAGCACGAGTCACGCGCCCACTCGCTCTCTTCTTCTTACATGACACCACCTCCTCCCCTCACCACCGCCACTAACAACACGCAGCAGCACATGTTCCTGCAGGACCCTCTATTATCAAACTACCTTGACATCATGTGGTCCAAGCCCAACAACCAATCGGATCTAGCTTCCTCCTTCATCATACCCTCTTCATCACAACAAGAACAAGCTGGAGGTGTCGCTGATGTGGCAACTAATCAGCAAAACCAGGGGGTCCCTGCTTCTTCCCCAGGGGTAAATCAACTACCCAACAGAGCGGTGAGAAACAACCCCAAGAAACGGTCTAGAGCTTCTAGGCGTGCACCTACAACTGTGCTCACCACAGACACCAGCAATTTCCGAGCCATGGTTCAGGAATTCACCGGCATCCCAGCTCCTCCTTTCCCAAGAACCAGGTTCGATCtatttgcttcttcttcttcttccgctCTCATGGACCCCTCACCGCCACCGCCATCTTATCTTCTTCGCCCTTTCCCACAGAGACTACTTAACAACCACCCGCTTCCCCCACCCTCCATTAACTTCCAACaacccatctcttcttcttcttcttcttcgtcttctttaGGTACTCTCAGCTTCCAGAACATGCTGCAGCAAGCACCACCTCCAAACTAcccttctcatcatcatcatgctgCTTCTGTTGCCGCCCAAGTGGGACTGAGGCAACAAGCGCATCTTAACAACGAGAACAGGTTGATGAGTAGTAGTAGTAATGATTCATCAAGGGAGGAATGGGTCCAGAGAAGAAGTGATGGTCAAGGAGAAGCTCTCTACACTGACGTTGCAGAAAACACACTACTCACAAATACTGCCGCCAAAGTACAACAACACTACTCTTCGAATACTAAGGGGACAGATCAGTGTACAACTCAAGGTATGCTAGAATCATTGATTCATTGTTCTTCTCGTCATAATTTAAGACCGATAACACAATATGATGAGGACAACAACAATGACATACAACACAAACAACATTATTAA